In Gemmobacter sp. 24YEA27, a genomic segment contains:
- a CDS encoding SDR family NAD(P)-dependent oxidoreductase yields MSPPVPRAVAIVTGGLSGIGHAVALDLAARGYRVVVGARDLESRARLDAFGALTGAAIAGGGEVRADMLDLTDPGSVAGFCERTTERFGPADVLINAAGITAEQPVEGHGDALWRAIIDTNLTGAFRMIRACLPGMKARGWGRIVNIGSTAATVGWKDNPAYCASKAGLLGLTRCVALEGASHGVTCVMVSPTWVDTPMMAADLAQVVAREGRGRSVEEARAEIAAENPQGRIIQPGEVAELVAFLITDAAKGITMEEVKITGGALW; encoded by the coding sequence ATGAGCCCCCCGGTGCCGCGCGCGGTTGCCATCGTCACCGGCGGCCTTTCCGGCATCGGTCATGCCGTGGCGCTGGATCTTGCGGCGCGCGGCTACCGCGTCGTGGTCGGCGCGCGTGATCTGGAAAGCCGGGCGCGGCTGGATGCTTTTGGCGCACTGACCGGGGCGGCGATTGCCGGCGGCGGCGAGGTCAGGGCCGATATGCTCGACCTCACCGATCCGGGTTCGGTTGCCGGGTTTTGCGAGCGCACGACCGAGCGTTTCGGCCCGGCGGATGTGCTGATCAACGCCGCCGGGATCACCGCCGAGCAGCCGGTCGAGGGGCATGGCGATGCGCTCTGGCGAGCCATCATCGACACCAATCTGACCGGTGCCTTCCGGATGATCCGGGCCTGTCTGCCGGGAATGAAGGCGCGGGGCTGGGGGCGGATCGTCAATATCGGGTCCACCGCCGCAACGGTGGGATGGAAGGACAATCCGGCCTATTGCGCCTCGAAAGCCGGGCTTCTGGGTCTGACGCGCTGTGTCGCGCTGGAGGGGGCTTCGCATGGCGTGACCTGCGTGATGGTCAGCCCGACCTGGGTCGATACCCCGATGATGGCCGCTGATCTGGCGCAGGTCGTGGCCCGTGAGGGCCGGGGCCGGAGCGTCGAAGAGGCCCGCGCAGAGATTGCCGCTGAAAACCCGCAGGGCCGCATCATCCAGCCCGGCGAAGTCGCGGAGCTTGTGGCTTTTCTGATCACCGATGCCGCCAAAGGCATCACTATGGAGGAGGTGAAGATCACCGGCGGCGCGCTCTGGTGA
- a CDS encoding glycine betaine ABC transporter substrate-binding protein produces MTKKSMNAAVSLLALAAMAGGPALAADPGAVDEPIKLAMLEWTGAQIAGKVQEKADYKVDYVTAGNYPHFQGLADGDVAASVGIWLNNVGDIYPKVLAEGKFEDIGSLGLATNEGSLYPKFMEELCPALPSWEALNDPECVALLAMPDTLPNGRFLDYPADWGSRAATIILDNNLPLTATPSGSEGAQLAELRAAAAAKTPLVMMFWAPHFILAEGETGWIGMPPCKDQSNEHCIMPPDVNKVVWSGFVPKWPAAYEITTEDQQKMMLAIDEKGQSLDLVTTERVAAHEAIWRPWLDQALN; encoded by the coding sequence ATGACAAAGAAGAGCATGAATGCCGCTGTGTCACTTCTCGCATTGGCCGCCATGGCCGGTGGGCCGGCGCTGGCGGCTGACCCCGGCGCTGTCGATGAGCCGATAAAGCTCGCCATGCTGGAATGGACGGGCGCGCAGATCGCCGGCAAGGTCCAGGAAAAGGCGGACTATAAGGTCGACTATGTGACCGCCGGGAACTACCCGCATTTCCAGGGGCTTGCGGACGGAGATGTCGCGGCTTCGGTCGGGATCTGGCTGAATAATGTTGGGGATATTTACCCGAAAGTCCTCGCTGAGGGCAAATTCGAGGATATTGGCAGTCTTGGCCTGGCCACGAATGAGGGCTCGCTCTATCCGAAATTTATGGAGGAGCTTTGCCCGGCTTTGCCGTCATGGGAAGCGCTGAATGATCCGGAATGCGTGGCATTGCTCGCGATGCCTGACACGCTGCCGAACGGGCGGTTTCTGGATTACCCGGCCGATTGGGGGTCGCGCGCGGCGACGATCATCCTGGACAATAACCTGCCATTGACCGCGACGCCTTCGGGGTCGGAAGGGGCGCAGCTGGCCGAGCTCCGCGCAGCGGCAGCCGCGAAGACACCGCTGGTCATGATGTTCTGGGCACCGCATTTCATCCTCGCCGAGGGCGAGACCGGCTGGATCGGGATGCCGCCTTGCAAGGATCAGTCCAATGAGCATTGCATCATGCCGCCCGACGTCAACAAGGTGGTCTGGTCGGGCTTTGTGCCGAAATGGCCTGCCGCCTATGAGATCACCACCGAAGATCAGCAGAAAATGATGCTGGCGATCGACGAAAAGGGCCAGTCGCTGGATCTGGTGACAACCGAACGGGTCGCCGCGCATGAGGCGATCTGGCGCCCCTGGCTTGATCAGGCGCTGAACTGA
- a CDS encoding ABC transporter ATP-binding protein produces the protein MRCLSRLPDIGHGVLEFEGRDLSRISGRELTEIRRRKMGMVFQSFGLMPHLTALENVAFPLKLQGVARSLAPDPELWFLDEPFSALDPLIRRQMQDEFLRLQPQLKKTIIFITHDIMEACRLADRIALMRGGQIIQIGPPAEILLHPADDYVARFTAEVALSRVIRVRDLMSPGGISGAADGPEVAPEALSEALLPDLASGQRKFAVAGTRGMVLESESVLAVLRRDASGREEL, from the coding sequence GTGCGCTGCCTCTCGCGGCTGCCGGATATCGGACATGGGGTGCTGGAATTCGAAGGACGGGATCTCTCGCGCATCTCGGGGCGTGAACTGACCGAAATCCGGCGGCGCAAGATGGGGATGGTGTTCCAGAGCTTTGGGCTGATGCCGCATCTGACGGCACTGGAAAACGTCGCCTTCCCGCTGAAACTGCAAGGCGTAGCGAGAAGCCTCGCGCCGGACCCGGAACTGTGGTTCCTTGATGAGCCGTTTTCGGCGCTGGATCCCCTGATCCGGCGGCAGATGCAGGATGAATTCCTGCGGCTGCAGCCCCAGCTGAAAAAGACCATCATCTTCATCACGCATGACATTATGGAGGCCTGCCGGCTTGCCGATCGTATTGCGCTGATGCGGGGCGGGCAGATCATCCAGATCGGACCACCGGCTGAAATCCTGCTGCACCCGGCTGATGACTATGTCGCGCGCTTCACCGCCGAGGTGGCGTTGAGCCGGGTGATACGGGTGCGCGATCTGATGAGCCCCGGCGGGATATCGGGTGCCGCAGACGGCCCCGAGGTCGCGCCTGAAGCCTTGTCAGAGGCGCTTTTGCCCGATCTTGCCAGCGGGCAGCGGAAGTTCGCGGTCGCCGGCACGCGGGGAATGGTACTTGAGTCCGAATCGGTTCTGGCGGTGCTGCGGCGTGATGCCTCTGGCAGGGAGGAACTGTGA
- a CDS encoding ABC transporter permease subunit, which produces MTDNTADTSALSTPHTRGDRPKLRLPWGLLLGTATIGGLILIWALTSWAGWASPVFLPSPAKVWAALTRVAFDGYANATLLEHMGASLWRVFAALFFTMLIGVPVGLLIATSKIGRGILDPLVEFIRPLPPLAYLPLIIIWCGIGEGSKILVIGIAMLAPIVISTVSGVKAAGENQIRAARTFGATRAQLIREVMLPAALPSIFTGMRIALGAGWTTLVASELVAATRGLGYMIQSAAQFLVTDMVIAGILVISALATISEILLRWMERRFLPWIGKS; this is translated from the coding sequence ATGACCGACAATACCGCAGATACCTCCGCCCTCAGCACGCCGCACACCAGGGGCGACCGGCCAAAGCTGCGCCTGCCCTGGGGGCTGCTGCTGGGCACGGCCACCATCGGCGGGCTGATCCTGATCTGGGCACTGACCTCCTGGGCGGGCTGGGCCTCGCCCGTGTTCCTGCCCTCGCCCGCAAAGGTCTGGGCGGCGCTGACCCGGGTGGCCTTTGACGGCTACGCCAATGCCACGCTGCTGGAGCATATGGGCGCGAGCCTCTGGCGGGTCTTTGCCGCGCTGTTCTTCACCATGCTGATCGGGGTGCCGGTCGGACTTTTGATCGCCACGTCCAAGATCGGGCGCGGCATCCTCGATCCGCTGGTCGAATTCATCCGCCCGCTGCCGCCGCTGGCCTATCTGCCGCTGATCATCATCTGGTGCGGCATTGGCGAAGGCTCGAAAATCCTCGTGATCGGCATCGCCATGCTGGCGCCCATCGTGATCTCGACCGTCTCGGGCGTCAAAGCCGCGGGCGAAAACCAGATCCGCGCCGCCCGCACCTTTGGTGCCACCCGTGCGCAACTGATCCGCGAGGTGATGTTGCCCGCGGCCCTTCCATCGATCTTTACCGGCATGCGTATCGCGCTCGGGGCGGGCTGGACGACGCTGGTCGCGTCTGAACTGGTCGCGGCAACACGGGGCCTTGGCTATATGATCCAGTCGGCGGCGCAGTTTCTGGTGACCGATATGGTGATCGCGGGGATCCTCGTGATCTCGGCTCTGGCCACGATCTCCGAGATCCTGCTGCGCTGGATGGAGCGGCGCTTCCTGCCCTGGATCGGCAAAAGCTGA
- a CDS encoding ATP-binding cassette domain-containing protein, producing the protein MSVLSLSHISLTYPGTATPVLKDVTLSLSQGDFISVIGRSGSGKTSLMNLAAGFLQPSSGQVSIGGAPVTGPGPDRAVVFQDDALFPWRTVVENVALPLKLAGVARDEREATARRWLAAVHLEGQEDKHIWQLSGGQRQRVGIARALASGPDFLLMDEPLGALDAMTRDRMHELLLQLWDQSHTGALLITHSVEEALFLSTSVVVLAPDPGRISFQESYDYGRRFIRGEDPRALKSEPGFIAARERLLAAIYEKEPA; encoded by the coding sequence ATGTCTGTTCTCAGCCTGTCGCATATCTCCCTGACCTATCCCGGCACTGCCACCCCGGTGCTGAAAGACGTCACCCTGTCGTTGTCGCAGGGTGATTTCATCTCGGTCATCGGGCGGTCGGGATCGGGGAAGACCTCACTGATGAACCTGGCTGCCGGTTTTTTGCAGCCCAGTTCCGGTCAGGTCAGCATCGGCGGTGCCCCTGTCACCGGGCCGGGCCCGGACAGGGCGGTGGTGTTCCAGGATGACGCGCTGTTTCCCTGGCGCACCGTGGTCGAGAATGTCGCGCTGCCGCTGAAACTGGCCGGGGTGGCGCGGGACGAGCGCGAGGCCACCGCCCGGCGCTGGCTGGCGGCGGTGCATCTGGAAGGTCAGGAAGACAAACATATCTGGCAGCTTTCCGGCGGGCAGCGACAGCGGGTGGGGATTGCCCGCGCGCTGGCCTCGGGGCCGGATTTCCTGTTGATGGATGAACCCCTTGGCGCGCTTGACGCCATGACCCGCGACCGGATGCATGAGCTTTTGCTTCAGCTTTGGGATCAGAGCCATACCGGCGCGCTTCTGATCACGCATTCGGTCGAGGAGGCGCTGTTTCTGTCGACCTCGGTCGTGGTCCTTGCGCCGGATCCGGGCCGCATCAGCTTTCAGGAAAGCTATGACTATGGCCGCCGCTTCATCCGGGGCGAAGACCCGCGCGCCCTGAAATCCGAGCCCGGCTTTATCGCCGCCCGCGAACGCCTGCTGGCCGCGATCTATGAGAAAGAGCCCGCCTGA
- the tauA gene encoding taurine ABC transporter substrate-binding protein: MTLRKLTTTLTLAGLLAGVSLPAFAETLRIGWQQIVEPSRVPQADKTYESATGADVEWHLFGGGADVIAAVAAGSIDIGYVGSSPLTAAASQDLPIETIYIVGNIAEAEALAVKGVEKPEDLKGKKIATPFVSTAHYSLLTALKHWGIPASEVNLLNLRPQEIAAAWERGDIDGAYIWDPVLNQIKTTGGTVLADSSDVAAWGGPTFDAWIVRKDYAEAHPEIVTAFVKVTGEATDAYIKDPAAWGADSDAAKKIAELTGAPAADVPALLKGYVFAGLKDQTSDAFLGGATAAAIKNTAAFLQEQGSATAKDDYSAFVNKGFAEAALK; this comes from the coding sequence ATGACCCTTCGCAAACTGACCACCACCCTGACTCTTGCTGGCCTGCTTGCCGGCGTCTCGCTGCCCGCTTTCGCCGAAACGCTGCGGATCGGCTGGCAGCAGATCGTCGAGCCCTCGCGCGTGCCCCAGGCCGACAAAACCTATGAAAGCGCCACCGGCGCCGATGTCGAATGGCATCTGTTCGGCGGCGGCGCCGATGTCATCGCAGCCGTTGCGGCGGGGTCCATCGACATTGGCTATGTCGGCTCGTCGCCGCTGACCGCAGCCGCCTCGCAGGATCTGCCGATCGAGACCATCTATATCGTCGGCAATATCGCCGAAGCCGAAGCGCTGGCCGTCAAGGGGGTCGAGAAACCGGAAGACCTCAAGGGCAAGAAGATCGCGACGCCTTTCGTGTCGACCGCGCATTATTCGCTGCTGACGGCGCTGAAACACTGGGGCATCCCGGCTTCAGAGGTGAACCTTCTGAACCTGCGCCCGCAGGAAATCGCGGCCGCCTGGGAGCGAGGCGATATTGACGGCGCCTATATCTGGGATCCGGTGCTGAACCAGATCAAGACCACCGGCGGCACGGTTCTGGCCGACAGCTCTGACGTGGCAGCATGGGGCGGCCCGACCTTTGACGCCTGGATCGTGCGCAAGGATTATGCCGAGGCGCATCCCGAAATCGTCACCGCTTTCGTCAAAGTGACCGGCGAGGCGACCGATGCCTATATCAAAGACCCCGCCGCCTGGGGGGCCGACAGTGACGCGGCGAAGAAGATCGCCGAGCTGACCGGCGCACCTGCGGCAGACGTGCCGGCGCTGTTGAAGGGCTATGTCTTTGCCGGGCTGAAAGACCAGACCTCAGATGCCTTCCTTGGCGGCGCCACTGCGGCAGCCATCAAAAACACTGCCGCCTTCCTGCAGGAACAGGGTTCGGCGACCGCCAAGGATGATTACAGCGCCTTTGTGAACAAAGGCTTTGCCGAGGCCGCGCTGAAGTAA
- a CDS encoding GTP-binding protein yields the protein MPASPHPNLPRSGDRRLPVTVLSGFLGAGKTTLLNHILNNREGRRVAVIVNDMSEVNIDADLVRSGAELSRSEEKLVEMTNGCICCTLRDDLLSEVRRLAEEGRFDYLLIESTGIAEPLPVAATFDFRDSDGASLSDLARLDTMVTVVDAVNLTADFSSHDFLADRGESLGEADTRNLVSLLTDQIEFADLIVLNKAGLAGPVRLDQARKIIRALNPGARLIETDFSRVSPSDIFDTGLFDFDRAHLHPMWAKELYGFADHQPETEEYGISSFVYRARQPFHPQKIYDLFNGDLPGVIRAKGHFWIASRPDWAVEFSLAGAISGVTPLGRWWATVPRDRWPTHPEGLDQVMQHWAEPWGDRRQELVFIGAGMDEAAIRASLDAALMPEAGTERAGTTWADLPDPFPDWSRREAV from the coding sequence ATGCCCGCCAGCCCCCATCCGAACCTGCCCCGCTCCGGAGATCGACGCCTGCCTGTGACCGTGCTTTCGGGCTTTCTCGGCGCCGGTAAGACCACGCTCCTGAACCATATCCTCAACAATCGCGAGGGCCGCCGCGTCGCCGTCATCGTCAATGATATGTCCGAGGTGAATATCGACGCCGACCTTGTGCGCAGCGGTGCCGAACTGTCGCGATCCGAGGAAAAGCTGGTCGAGATGACCAATGGCTGCATCTGCTGCACCTTGCGCGATGATCTCCTGAGCGAAGTCCGGCGCCTCGCCGAAGAAGGCAGGTTCGACTATCTGCTGATCGAATCAACCGGAATTGCCGAACCCCTGCCGGTCGCCGCGACCTTTGACTTTCGCGACAGTGACGGCGCTAGCCTTTCGGATCTGGCGCGGCTGGATACGATGGTCACCGTGGTCGATGCGGTCAATCTGACGGCGGATTTCTCAAGCCATGATTTCCTCGCCGATCGGGGCGAGAGCCTTGGCGAGGCTGACACCCGCAATCTGGTCAGCCTGCTGACCGACCAGATCGAATTTGCCGATTTGATTGTCCTGAACAAGGCCGGGCTGGCGGGGCCGGTGCGTCTTGATCAGGCCCGCAAAATCATCCGTGCCCTGAACCCCGGGGCGCGGCTGATCGAGACCGATTTCTCGCGCGTTTCGCCCTCGGACATCTTCGATACCGGGCTTTTTGATTTCGACCGCGCCCATCTGCATCCGATGTGGGCGAAGGAGCTTTACGGCTTCGCGGATCACCAGCCCGAGACCGAAGAATACGGCATTTCCTCATTCGTTTACCGCGCGCGTCAGCCGTTTCATCCGCAAAAGATCTATGACCTGTTCAATGGCGATCTGCCGGGGGTGATCCGGGCGAAGGGGCATTTCTGGATCGCCTCGCGCCCGGACTGGGCGGTGGAATTCTCGCTTGCAGGCGCGATTTCAGGGGTCACACCACTGGGGCGCTGGTGGGCGACGGTGCCGCGTGATCGCTGGCCGACCCATCCCGAGGGGCTGGATCAGGTCATGCAGCATTGGGCCGAACCCTGGGGGGATCGCCGGCAGGAGCTGGTCTTTATCGGCGCGGGCATGGATGAGGCGGCGATCCGGGCAAGCCTTGATGCGGCGCTGATGCCGGAGGCCGGGACAGAACGGGCAGGGACGACCTGGGCCGATCTGCCCGATCCCTTCCCCGACTGGTCCCGGCGCGAGGCGGTCTGA
- a CDS encoding DUF6525 family protein yields the protein MTRNLVTSLRGRARPRPMERFDRLPPDLRCWLSQAVLPWSPHSALRLWTRLRRETGGDLARMLERLNQAEQRLISRDAPVIWGGPRQETPRPAGTAIPGLVSGGAAFCPDDPLRNGAGLTGR from the coding sequence ATGACGCGCAATCTGGTGACAAGCCTGCGCGGACGCGCCCGCCCGCGCCCGATGGAGCGGTTTGACCGCCTGCCGCCCGATCTGCGCTGCTGGCTGTCGCAGGCGGTGCTGCCCTGGAGCCCGCATTCCGCTCTGCGGCTCTGGACGCGGCTGCGGCGTGAAACCGGAGGAGACCTTGCCCGGATGCTGGAACGGCTTAATCAGGCAGAACAGAGACTGATTTCGCGCGATGCGCCTGTCATCTGGGGTGGGCCACGCCAGGAAACGCCCCGACCCGCCGGGACTGCAATTCCAGGGCTTGTTTCTGGCGGCGCGGCGTTCTGCCCGGATGATCCCTTGCGCAATGGCGCTGGTCTCACGGGGCGGTGA
- a CDS encoding DUF1007 family protein — protein sequence MRLLSLLAWLALPQMARSHPHEFVDTGLTFRFDDQGSLAAVSVEWVYDDLTSLLILSDLGMDRDGDGILTAEEAERLNEMATNWPEGFDGNLWLSQGGRPVALSRPQEGAADLWEGRIRMTHIRALPERRDPAGGEIRLQAYDPSYYIFYDLAGTPGVQGQPGCRARVEPADSRRAQQLYDEALAQLSDAELEAGTYPEIGGAFADTVLLDCETP from the coding sequence TTGCGGCTCCTCTCTCTCCTCGCCTGGCTCGCGCTGCCGCAGATGGCGCGGTCGCATCCGCATGAATTTGTCGATACCGGCCTCACTTTCCGGTTCGATGATCAGGGATCGCTGGCGGCGGTGTCGGTCGAATGGGTCTATGACGACCTCACCTCGCTTCTGATCCTGAGCGATCTGGGCATGGATAGGGATGGCGACGGCATCCTGACGGCAGAAGAGGCGGAGAGGCTGAACGAGATGGCGACAAACTGGCCCGAGGGCTTCGACGGCAATCTCTGGCTGAGCCAGGGAGGCAGGCCGGTTGCGCTTTCGCGCCCGCAGGAGGGGGCGGCGGACCTATGGGAGGGGCGGATCCGCATGACCCATATCCGCGCCTTGCCCGAGCGACGCGACCCGGCCGGCGGCGAAATCCGCCTCCAGGCCTATGATCCGTCTTATTACATCTTTTATGATCTGGCCGGAACGCCTGGCGTCCAGGGGCAACCTGGCTGCCGCGCCCGGGTTGAGCCCGCCGACAGTCGCCGCGCGCAACAGCTCTATGATGAGGCCCTCGCACAGCTGAGCGATGCAGAGCTGGAGGCCGGGACCTATCCCGAAATCGGCGGCGCCTTTGCCGATACAGTGCTGCTTGACTGCGAGACACCATGA
- a CDS encoding high frequency lysogenization protein HflD, which yields MLPGLVLLVSLIAVAVFTTGLDDGLARRLIQVQREFQNALGQSLRALRAGEAGAATGFLGLCFAYGFFHALGPGHGKALIAGYGFASRATLRRLIWIAGLAALGQALVAIVLVYGGIWMFEGARDRIEGLAMVIEPLAMLAIAGLGAMLLHRGLRRLRPAMVHTHHHHDETCGCGHGHAPGPEQVAAASGWREVLALVAGIAFRPCTGALFLLVLTWRLGINGLGILGTIVMAAGTFLITALAATLAG from the coding sequence TTGCTGCCGGGGCTGGTTCTGCTGGTCTCCCTGATCGCGGTCGCGGTCTTTACGACGGGGCTGGATGACGGGTTGGCGCGCCGGCTGATCCAGGTCCAGCGTGAGTTTCAGAATGCGCTCGGTCAGTCGCTGCGGGCGCTTCGCGCCGGAGAGGCCGGGGCCGCGACCGGATTCCTGGGTCTCTGTTTTGCCTATGGCTTTTTTCATGCGCTTGGGCCGGGGCACGGCAAGGCGCTGATCGCCGGCTATGGTTTCGCAAGCCGCGCCACGCTGCGACGTCTCATCTGGATTGCCGGGCTTGCAGCGCTTGGCCAGGCGCTGGTTGCGATTGTGCTGGTCTATGGCGGGATCTGGATGTTCGAGGGCGCGCGCGACCGGATCGAAGGGCTGGCCATGGTGATCGAGCCCCTCGCAATGCTGGCAATCGCCGGTCTCGGGGCCATGCTGTTGCATCGCGGGCTGCGGCGGTTGCGGCCCGCAATGGTCCATACGCATCATCACCATGACGAGACCTGTGGCTGCGGCCATGGTCATGCGCCCGGCCCCGAACAGGTTGCCGCCGCCTCCGGCTGGCGCGAGGTTCTGGCGCTGGTGGCGGGGATCGCGTTCAGGCCCTGTACCGGCGCATTGTTCCTTCTGGTCCTGACCTGGAGGCTGGGGATCAACGGGCTGGGGATCCTTGGCACAATCGTGATGGCGGCGGGCACCTTCCTGATCACAGCGCTTGCGGCGACCCTCGCGGGCTGA
- the alkB gene encoding DNA oxidative demethylase AlkB produces MTDLFGDADLPQRGREDLAPGAVLLRYFAGPEAHALTDGIAAVAAISPFRHMVTRGGFAMSVAMTNCGSGGWVSDRRGYRYQALDPETGAPWPAMPAAFRALAQDAATEAGYPGFAPDVCLINRYQPGAKMALHQDQDEADFSQPIVSVSLGLAAIFRFGGLNRSDPARKIPLLHGDVVVWGGPSRLYFHGIDALKPGTHPVCGDLRLNLTFRRS; encoded by the coding sequence ATGACAGATCTTTTCGGTGATGCAGACCTCCCGCAACGGGGTCGCGAAGACCTGGCCCCCGGTGCGGTGCTGCTCAGGTATTTTGCAGGCCCCGAGGCCCATGCGCTGACCGATGGGATCGCGGCGGTCGCCGCCATCTCGCCCTTCCGCCATATGGTCACGCGCGGCGGCTTTGCCATGTCGGTTGCGATGACGAATTGCGGCAGCGGCGGCTGGGTCAGCGACCGGCGCGGCTATCGCTATCAGGCGCTTGATCCCGAAACCGGCGCGCCCTGGCCCGCTATGCCGGCCGCCTTCCGCGCCCTCGCGCAGGATGCCGCCACAGAGGCCGGCTATCCCGGCTTTGCCCCGGATGTCTGCCTGATCAACCGGTACCAGCCCGGCGCAAAAATGGCGCTGCACCAGGATCAGGATGAGGCGGATTTCTCACAGCCCATCGTTTCGGTCTCGCTGGGCCTTGCCGCGATCTTCCGCTTTGGCGGGCTGAACCGCAGCGACCCGGCGCGGAAGATTCCGCTTTTACATGGCGATGTCGTGGTCTGGGGTGGCCCCTCGCGACTTTACTTCCACGGGATCGATGCGCTGAAACCGGGCACCCACCCGGTTTGCGGTGACCTGCGGCTGAACCTCACCTTCCGCCGCAGCTGA
- a CDS encoding HU family DNA-binding protein, whose amino-acid sequence MSKPMTKTQLVAALAEAMGADKKTASAALDAIADVVAKEVTAGGAVTLPGLGKVACKERPERQVRNPATGETMTKPADKQVKFTIAKALKDLVNG is encoded by the coding sequence ATGTCCAAGCCGATGACCAAGACCCAGCTTGTGGCTGCCCTTGCCGAAGCAATGGGCGCCGACAAGAAAACCGCTTCGGCCGCACTGGATGCGATTGCTGATGTGGTGGCAAAGGAAGTCACTGCAGGTGGTGCAGTCACCCTGCCGGGCCTCGGCAAAGTGGCCTGCAAAGAGCGCCCCGAGCGTCAGGTCCGTAACCCGGCCACCGGTGAAACCATGACCAAACCGGCCGACAAGCAGGTGAAATTCACCATCGCCAAAGCTCTTAAAGACCTGGTCAACGGCTGA
- a CDS encoding AMP nucleosidase codes for MSILLLPDPSEAQSFTDATEAVDRLHVLYDEATAHLISQFREALITGRPTNRIRAYYPEIRLVVDSFSNVDTRLSFGHVARPGTYSTTVTRPDLFRNYLIQQIGLLVRNHGVPVTIGPSVTPIPLHFAVAGQPDLIIPQAGALDFPLRDVFDVPDLATTNDDIVNGTLEHFADGSMPLAPFTAQRVDYSLARLAHYTATSPRHFQNHVLFTNYQFYVDEFEAFARAALDDPNSGYSSFVATGDQEITSGDGRILLPSKMPQMPTYHLKRPDGDGITLVNIGVGPSNAKTATDHIAVLRPHAWLMVGHCAGLRNTQALGDYVLAHAYLREDHVLDDDLPVWVPIPALAEIQIALEDAVEEVTRLEGYELKRIMRTGTVATIDNRNWELRDQSGPVRRLSQSRAVGLDMESATIAANGFRFRVPYGTLLCVSDKPLHGELKLPGMATEFYQAQVGRHLQIGIRAMELLRETPLERIHSRKLRSFEETAFL; via the coding sequence GTGTCGATCCTTCTTTTGCCAGACCCGAGCGAAGCGCAAAGCTTCACCGATGCCACCGAAGCCGTTGACCGGCTGCATGTGCTTTATGACGAGGCCACCGCCCATCTGATCAGCCAGTTCCGCGAGGCGCTGATCACTGGCCGACCGACAAACCGGATCCGCGCCTATTACCCGGAAATCCGCCTTGTGGTGGACAGTTTCTCGAATGTCGACACCCGCCTGTCCTTTGGCCATGTCGCGCGGCCAGGCACCTATTCCACCACCGTGACCCGCCCTGATCTGTTTCGCAATTATCTGATCCAGCAGATCGGCCTTCTGGTCCGCAATCACGGGGTGCCGGTCACCATTGGCCCCTCGGTCACGCCGATCCCGCTGCATTTCGCGGTGGCGGGTCAGCCCGACCTGATCATCCCCCAGGCCGGCGCGCTGGATTTCCCGCTGCGCGATGTGTTCGACGTGCCGGACCTCGCGACCACCAATGACGACATCGTCAACGGAACGCTCGAACATTTCGCCGATGGCTCGATGCCGCTCGCGCCCTTTACCGCGCAGCGCGTCGATTACAGCCTGGCACGGCTGGCGCATTACACCGCAACCAGCCCGCGGCACTTCCAGAACCATGTTCTGTTCACCAATTACCAGTTCTATGTCGATGAATTCGAGGCCTTCGCCCGCGCGGCGCTTGATGACCCGAATTCCGGCTATTCCAGCTTTGTCGCAACCGGCGATCAGGAGATCACCTCCGGGGATGGCAGGATCCTCCTTCCGTCGAAAATGCCGCAAATGCCGACCTATCACCTGAAACGCCCGGATGGCGACGGCATCACGCTGGTCAATATTGGTGTTGGCCCGTCGAATGCCAAAACCGCCACCGACCATATCGCGGTCCTGCGCCCGCATGCCTGGCTGATGGTCGGCCATTGCGCCGGGCTCAGAAACACCCAGGCGCTTGGCGATTACGTCCTCGCCCATGCCTATCTGCGCGAGGATCATGTGCTGGATGACGACCTGCCGGTCTGGGTGCCGATCCCGGCGCTGGCCGAGATCCAGATCGCACTGGAAGACGCGGTCGAAGAGGTCACCCGGCTGGAAGGCTACGAGCTCAAGCGCATCATGCGCACCGGCACGGTCGCCACCATCGACAACCGCAACTGGGAATTGCGCGATCAGTCCGGCCCGGTGCGGCGGCTGTCGCAGTCGCGCGCGGTGGGGCTGGATATGGAATCGGCCACCATCGCGGCCAACGGGTTCCGCTTCCGGGTGCCTTACGGGACGCTGCTTTGCGTTTCCGACAAACCGCTGCATGGCGAGCTGAAGCTTCCCGGCATGGCGACCGAATTCTACCAGGCCCAGGTCGGGCGGCACCTGCAGATCGGCATCCGCGCGATGGAGCTGCTGCGCGAAACCCCGTTGGAACGCATCCATTCGCGCAAATTGCGCAGCTTTGAGGAAACCGCATTCCTGTGA